A single region of the Devosia sp. FJ2-5-3 genome encodes:
- a CDS encoding SDR family oxidoreductase, translated as MSQYANYPSLRDRPVVISGGATGIGAGLVRHFAAQGARVGFVDIAVDEGHALAAELQAEGQSVLFTPADVTDTETFQAAIAGFAASHGAARVLVNNAAHDQRHDWREVTPAYWDERIAVNLKHFFFAIQAVAPGMQAAGGGSIINFGSISWMIMTPSIPIYETAKAAVHGLTRSMAHELGRDGIRVNSLVPGAVMTQRQRDLWITPEDISAIQAHQALPGLLGPDDCARMALFLAADDSAMISGQHFLVDAGWANT; from the coding sequence ATGAGCCAATACGCCAATTACCCCAGCCTCCGCGATCGCCCCGTGGTCATCTCCGGCGGCGCCACCGGTATCGGGGCGGGCCTGGTGCGGCATTTCGCGGCCCAGGGCGCACGCGTCGGCTTTGTCGATATCGCTGTCGATGAGGGCCATGCCCTGGCGGCCGAATTGCAGGCAGAAGGGCAATCGGTGCTGTTCACCCCCGCTGACGTCACCGACACCGAGACCTTCCAGGCAGCCATCGCCGGCTTTGCGGCCAGCCATGGCGCGGCGCGGGTTCTGGTCAACAATGCCGCCCACGATCAGCGGCACGATTGGCGCGAAGTGACCCCCGCCTATTGGGACGAGCGCATCGCCGTCAATCTCAAGCATTTCTTCTTTGCCATCCAGGCCGTGGCGCCCGGCATGCAGGCGGCCGGCGGCGGCTCGATCATCAATTTCGGCTCCATCAGCTGGATGATCATGACCCCGTCCATCCCCATCTACGAAACCGCCAAGGCCGCCGTGCATGGCCTCACCCGCTCCATGGCGCACGAACTCGGCCGCGACGGCATTCGCGTCAATTCCCTGGTGCCGGGCGCGGTCATGACCCAGCGCCAGCGCGATCTCTGGATTACCCCTGAGGATATCAGCGCCATCCAGGCCCATCAGGCGCTGCCGGGCCTGCTCGGTCCGGACGATTGTGCGCGCATGGCCCTGTTTCTCGCCGCCGACGACAGCGCCATGATTTCCGGCCAGCATTTCCTCGTCGATGCCGGCTGGGCCAATACTTAG
- a CDS encoding LuxR C-terminal-related transcriptional regulator: MKLGATDVVSKPIDSEHLLTIIRDTLRRDVHLGAMQGGRRAVEVRGFAQLTPREREVLLLITNGQSNKEAGRELGISPRTIEVHRARVMEKLGARNTADLMRIVLTS; this comes from the coding sequence ATGAAGCTGGGCGCCACCGACGTGGTGAGCAAGCCCATCGACAGCGAACATCTGTTGACCATCATCCGCGACACGTTGCGGCGCGACGTCCATCTGGGGGCCATGCAGGGCGGCAGGCGCGCAGTGGAAGTGCGCGGGTTTGCCCAGCTGACGCCGCGGGAGCGCGAAGTGCTGCTGCTGATCACCAATGGTCAATCCAACAAGGAAGCGGGGCGCGAACTGGGGATCTCGCCGCGCACCATCGAAGTGCACCGGGCGCGGGTTATGGAAAAGCTGGGCGCGCGCAACACCGCCGATTTGATGCGGATCGTCCTGACCAGCTAA